The Neobacillus sp. OS1-2 genome includes a window with the following:
- a CDS encoding Glu/Leu/Phe/Val dehydrogenase, which produces MGTTDGDGKKKEIVNLLTSTQMVIHDALKKLGYNEEIAQLLAEPLKSLSVRIPVRMDDGATKIFSGFRAQHNDALGPTMGGVRYHPGVNEEEVKALSMWMSMKCGIADLPFGGGKGGIVCNPHSMSFGELERLSRGYVRAISQVVGATKDIPAPDMYTNSQIMAWMLDEYSHLRQNDSPGFITGKPLVLGGSEGREKAGAKGVTICIEEAVKRRGISIKGARVIVQGFGNAGSYIAKFLHDAGAIVIGISDVYGALYDPDGLNINYLLDRRDSFGTVTSLFDGAMTNEELLTLDCDILVPAAISNQITAENAHNIRASIVVEAANGPTTLEATTILTERGILLVPDVLAGAGGVTVSYFEWVQNKQGYYWSEEEIAEKLRVRLVKSFNEIYELAQTKKVNMRLAAYMVGVRKLAEAAMFRGWV; this is translated from the coding sequence ATGGGGACAACTGATGGAGACGGAAAGAAAAAAGAAATAGTCAACCTTCTTACATCAACGCAGATGGTGATTCACGATGCATTAAAAAAACTAGGGTATAACGAAGAGATAGCTCAGTTATTGGCAGAACCGTTGAAATCACTTAGTGTTAGGATTCCTGTACGGATGGATGATGGAGCGACGAAAATTTTTTCAGGCTTTCGCGCACAGCATAATGACGCCCTTGGGCCAACAATGGGCGGTGTACGCTATCATCCCGGGGTAAATGAAGAGGAAGTCAAGGCATTATCGATGTGGATGAGTATGAAATGCGGAATTGCTGATCTGCCTTTTGGGGGTGGCAAAGGTGGTATCGTTTGCAACCCACATTCCATGTCATTTGGCGAACTGGAACGCTTAAGCCGTGGGTATGTGCGGGCGATTAGTCAAGTCGTCGGGGCAACAAAGGATATTCCGGCTCCGGATATGTATACGAATTCGCAAATTATGGCCTGGATGTTAGATGAATACAGTCACCTTCGGCAAAATGACTCCCCGGGCTTTATTACGGGAAAACCACTTGTGCTCGGAGGCTCTGAGGGCCGCGAAAAAGCAGGAGCAAAAGGGGTGACGATTTGTATCGAGGAAGCGGTGAAAAGGCGCGGTATCTCGATTAAAGGGGCTCGGGTGATTGTCCAAGGATTTGGGAATGCCGGCAGCTATATCGCCAAGTTTCTACATGATGCAGGAGCCATCGTTATCGGTATTTCTGATGTTTACGGCGCTCTTTATGATCCTGATGGATTAAATATTAATTATCTATTGGATCGGCGGGACAGCTTTGGTACGGTGACCAGTTTATTTGATGGTGCGATGACCAATGAGGAATTGCTTACGTTGGATTGTGATATTTTGGTACCTGCTGCCATCTCCAATCAAATCACAGCGGAAAACGCCCACAATATTAGGGCGAGTATTGTTGTTGAGGCCGCCAATGGGCCGACAACACTTGAGGCGACAACGATTCTTACCGAGCGTGGAATTTTGCTGGTGCCGGATGTGTTAGCAGGGGCCGGCGGTGTTACGGTGTCATATTTTGAATGGGTTCAAAATAAACAAGGCTATTATTGGTCTGAAGAGGAAATAGCTGAGAAATTGCGAGTGAGGCTTGTCAAATCCTTTAATGAAATTTATGAACTAGCACAAACTAAGAAGGTAAATATGCGTTTGGCAGCTTATATGGTTGGTGTAAGAAAATTAGCTGAAGCCGCCATGTTTAGGGGCTGGGTCTAA
- a CDS encoding helix-turn-helix domain-containing protein, whose protein sequence is MNCMSSIGTTIKAAREMLHMTQEELAQKVRVGTQTIEKYESGEQMPSTQTIMKLSTVLDIPASELLQHQVHPNSAPTKL, encoded by the coding sequence GTGAACTGTATGAGCTCAATTGGTACCACTATTAAAGCTGCTCGCGAGATGCTCCATATGACCCAAGAGGAATTGGCTCAGAAGGTTAGAGTTGGAACGCAGACAATTGAGAAATATGAATCTGGGGAACAAATGCCGAGTACCCAGACAATCATGAAGCTGTCCACTGTGCTGGATATCCCGGCTTCTGAATTATTACAGCACCAAGTTCATCCAAATTCTGCACCTACGAAACTGTAA
- a CDS encoding ornithine--oxo-acid transaminase, which translates to MPANRNTNELIEKTEKYGANNYHPLPIVISRAEGVWVEDPEGNKFMDMLSAYSAVNQGHRHPKIIQALKDQADKVTLTSRAFHNDQLGPWYEKVCQLAKKEMVLPMNTGAEAVETAVKAARRWSYDVKGIAEDQAEIIGCIGNFHGRTMTAVSLSSDAEYKRGFGPMLPGIKLIPYGDLEALRQAITPKTAAFLIEPIQGEAGIVIPPEGFMKAAFDLCKENNVLFIADEIQAGLARTGKMFACEWEGIEPDMYILGKALGGGVFPISCVVADKDVLGVFNPGSHGSTFGGNPMACAVSIAALDVLVDEKLAEKSLELGDYFITKLKEIKNPKIKDIRGRGLFIGVELTEPARPYCEQLKDHGLLCKETHDTVIRFAPPLVISKEDLDWAIERISKVLGNVEK; encoded by the coding sequence ATGCCAGCTAATAGGAATACAAACGAATTGATTGAAAAAACGGAGAAATACGGTGCAAATAATTATCATCCGCTGCCAATTGTCATCTCACGTGCTGAGGGTGTTTGGGTAGAAGATCCTGAAGGCAATAAATTTATGGATATGCTTAGTGCATACTCTGCAGTAAACCAAGGACACCGCCATCCGAAAATTATTCAAGCATTAAAGGATCAAGCAGATAAGGTTACATTAACATCAAGGGCTTTCCATAACGACCAGCTTGGACCTTGGTATGAAAAGGTTTGCCAGTTAGCGAAGAAAGAAATGGTCTTACCGATGAACACAGGGGCAGAGGCTGTTGAAACAGCTGTGAAGGCTGCACGCCGCTGGAGTTATGATGTAAAAGGGATTGCTGAGGATCAGGCAGAAATTATCGGCTGTATAGGGAATTTCCACGGAAGAACGATGACGGCTGTTTCATTGTCATCAGATGCCGAATATAAACGAGGGTTTGGACCGATGCTGCCAGGGATTAAGCTCATTCCATATGGTGATTTAGAAGCGCTTAGACAAGCCATTACCCCAAAGACAGCGGCCTTTTTAATCGAGCCTATTCAGGGTGAGGCAGGAATTGTCATTCCACCTGAAGGTTTTATGAAGGCAGCATTTGATCTATGTAAGGAAAACAATGTGCTCTTTATCGCTGATGAAATTCAGGCAGGTTTAGCGCGTACCGGAAAAATGTTTGCTTGCGAATGGGAAGGCATTGAACCGGATATGTATATCCTCGGTAAGGCCTTGGGCGGAGGAGTATTCCCTATCTCGTGCGTGGTTGCGGATAAGGATGTATTAGGTGTCTTCAACCCAGGTTCCCACGGGTCAACATTTGGTGGAAATCCGATGGCCTGTGCCGTTTCTATCGCGGCACTTGATGTGCTTGTAGATGAAAAACTTGCAGAAAAATCCTTAGAGCTAGGGGATTATTTTATCACCAAATTAAAGGAAATTAAGAATCCTAAAATCAAGGATATTCGCGGACGAGGATTGTTTATTGGCGTGGAATTAACGGAACCGGCCCGACCATATTGCGAACAATTAAAAGATCATGGGTTATTATGTAAAGAAACGCATGACACAGTGATTCGATTTGCACCGCCGCTCGTTATCAGTAAAGAAGATTTAGATTGGGCTATTGAGCGAATTAGTAAAGTATTGGGGAACGTGGAAAAATAA
- a CDS encoding DUF1871 family protein, whose amino-acid sequence MRKELQTNLQFVDVLNEWDPFHLKSGDYDTEIADTIQAVHELNDPAKLAKRIQAIYEFSFEKIIPLKSCIKVAEELLIMKENETCSL is encoded by the coding sequence ATGAGAAAAGAGCTGCAAACAAATTTGCAATTTGTGGATGTGCTAAATGAGTGGGATCCCTTTCATTTGAAAAGTGGGGACTATGACACGGAAATAGCAGACACAATTCAAGCCGTCCATGAACTGAATGATCCCGCTAAACTGGCCAAGAGAATTCAAGCCATATATGAATTTTCTTTTGAAAAAATAATCCCTCTGAAAAGCTGTATAAAAGTGGCAGAGGAATTATTAATCATGAAAGAAAATGAAACTTGCTCACTATAA
- the yugI gene encoding S1 domain-containing post-transcriptional regulator GSP13, with protein MTEKVEIGSILAGKVTGIQPYGAFVALDEQTQGLVHISEITHGYVKDINDHLKVGDEIKVKVLSIDEGAGKIGLSIRATEEAPVQQAAKPKKPRKRQAAAIIPEVEGGQGFNTLKDKLQEWIDQSQREDLIKK; from the coding sequence ATGACAGAGAAAGTTGAAATAGGCAGTATATTAGCAGGTAAGGTAACAGGAATTCAGCCTTATGGAGCGTTTGTTGCACTTGACGAACAAACACAAGGTCTTGTTCATATTTCAGAAATTACGCACGGTTATGTAAAAGATATTAATGACCACCTTAAAGTCGGCGATGAAATTAAGGTTAAAGTTTTGTCAATTGATGAAGGGGCTGGCAAAATCGGCCTTTCAATCCGCGCAACTGAGGAAGCACCTGTTCAACAGGCTGCTAAACCAAAGAAGCCACGCAAACGCCAAGCTGCGGCAATCATTCCTGAAGTTGAGGGCGGGCAAGGATTTAACACATTAAAAGATAAGCTGCAAGAGTGGATTGATCAATCCCAACGCGAAGATTTAATAAAAAAATAA
- a CDS encoding DHHA1 domain-containing protein: protein MKNRLYYQDAYIKSFTAHVKKHEQDENGKWYAVLNQTAFYPTGGGQPHDTGIIADKKVVEVEEVNGEIRHYLEAPFQNGAEEVSGTLDWERRFDHMQQHAGQHILSAAFEQLFDYHTVGFHLGVDNLTIDLETDDLAREEVKKAEALANRIILENRPIETKWVTEEELSHYPLRKATKVKEDIRLVIIPDFDYNGCGGTHPKATGEVRAIKVLDWERQRKKVRVQFACGERVVNLLGDKQKLLLRLTKLLNAPEMEMEQAVIRLLENGKLTEKALEQAQESLLQYEAKHLLANNNQLVAAVFQNRTIQELQKLARSVIAEDDGVLVLFVSTNETRLQLVCARGTARKENMKTLVGEVLPLLNGKGGGNESFAQGGGNALLPAEEILQQLLTGIK from the coding sequence ATGAAAAACAGACTATATTATCAAGATGCTTACATAAAATCTTTTACAGCACATGTAAAAAAACATGAACAAGATGAAAATGGCAAATGGTATGCCGTTTTAAACCAAACCGCTTTTTATCCAACGGGTGGGGGGCAGCCGCACGATACCGGCATCATTGCGGATAAAAAAGTCGTGGAAGTAGAAGAAGTTAATGGTGAGATTCGCCATTATCTTGAAGCCCCATTTCAAAATGGCGCTGAAGAGGTGTCAGGCACTCTTGACTGGGAACGACGATTTGATCATATGCAGCAGCATGCGGGACAGCATATTTTATCGGCAGCTTTTGAGCAATTATTTGATTACCATACAGTAGGTTTTCACCTGGGGGTGGACAACCTGACGATTGACCTTGAAACTGATGATTTAGCAAGGGAGGAAGTGAAGAAAGCAGAAGCGCTTGCGAACAGGATTATTTTAGAGAATAGGCCGATTGAAACGAAGTGGGTAACAGAAGAAGAGTTGTCTCACTACCCCTTAAGGAAAGCGACGAAGGTTAAAGAGGATATCCGTCTCGTGATTATTCCAGACTTCGATTATAATGGCTGCGGTGGGACGCATCCAAAGGCAACCGGTGAAGTCAGAGCGATTAAAGTATTGGATTGGGAAAGACAAAGGAAAAAGGTCCGTGTACAGTTTGCCTGCGGCGAACGCGTGGTAAATCTGCTTGGCGATAAGCAAAAGCTACTGCTTAGGTTAACGAAGCTTCTTAATGCTCCAGAAATGGAAATGGAGCAGGCTGTGATACGACTGTTGGAAAATGGAAAACTTACTGAAAAGGCGCTTGAGCAAGCGCAAGAAAGTTTACTTCAATATGAGGCGAAGCACTTATTGGCAAACAACAATCAACTTGTCGCTGCGGTATTTCAAAATCGAACGATTCAGGAGCTTCAAAAGCTGGCCCGGTCCGTTATTGCTGAAGATGATGGGGTACTCGTTTTGTTTGTATCCACGAATGAAACTCGTCTGCAGCTAGTCTGTGCCCGTGGAACTGCCAGAAAGGAAAATATGAAAACATTGGTGGGTGAAGTCTTGCCATTACTAAACGGCAAAGGCGGAGGAAACGAGTCCTTTGCCCAAGGCGGAGGGAATGCGCTGCTCCCAGCGGAGGAAATTCTTCAACAGCTGTTAACTGGTATTAAATAG